The Rhinolophus ferrumequinum isolate MPI-CBG mRhiFer1 chromosome 6, mRhiFer1_v1.p, whole genome shotgun sequence genome has a window encoding:
- the LOC117023861 gene encoding translationally-controlled tumor protein-like produces MVSRTEGDIDDSLVGGNASAEGPEGEGPESTVVAGVDIVVNRHLQETSFTKEAYKKYIKDDMKSIKRKLEEQRPERVAPFMTGTAEQIKHILAHFKIYQFFIGENLNPDGTVALLDCRLDSVTP; encoded by the coding sequence ATGGTCAGTAGGACAGAGGGTGACATTGATGACTCGCTCGTTGGTGGCAATGCCTCCGCGGAAGGCCCAGAGGGCGAAGGTCCCGAAAGCACAGTAGTGGCTGGTGTTGACATTGTCGTGAACCGTCATTTGCAGGAAACCAGCTTCACAAAAGAAGCCTACAAGAAGTACATCAAAGATGACATGAAATCAATCAAAAGGAAACTTGAAGAACAGAGACCGGAAAGAGTCGCACCTTTTATGACAGGGACCGCCGAACAAATCAAGCACATCCTTGCTCATTTCAAAATCTACCAGTTCTTTATTGGTGAAAACCTGAATCCAGATGGCACGGTTGCTCTGCTGGACTGCCGTTTGGATAGTGTGACCCCATAG